The following coding sequences are from one bacterium window:
- a CDS encoding lipoprotein-releasing ABC transporter permease subunit, which produces MSYELFIALKYLRLHHKTKFISLITLISVLGIAIGVMAVIVVMSVMNGFDKHLKGKMLGIKSHIAISDTEIKEYPQIIDKVKNVSHVLGCSPVIAGQGMIKYQTDAMGIMIKGIDPLMEKNTTDISKYIIEGSMKLDKDSYNIVLGKELARNLGVRLHEEVTVISPEYKVGPGGVIIPKTASLKVIGLFECGIYEYDNTLAYVSLNTAKKLYNLKGVNRIEIKLDNIYLSPQISGEIKELLEYRFLVRDWQTLDRAFFFALKLEKITMFIILGLIIIVAAFNIVSTLIMIILEKTKDIGILKAIGADLRSIRKIFILEGTIIGVLGTILGCIGGVGLCLLLKKYQFIHLPPEVYYLKNLPVDMRILDFSAVCVASILISFLSTLYPASQASKLDPVEALRYE; this is translated from the coding sequence ATGAGCTATGAATTATTTATTGCCCTGAAGTATCTGAGATTACATCATAAGACAAAATTCATATCCCTTATTACCCTAATATCTGTTCTCGGAATAGCTATTGGAGTAATGGCTGTTATTGTTGTTATGTCTGTAATGAATGGGTTTGATAAGCATTTAAAAGGCAAAATGCTCGGTATAAAATCTCACATTGCTATATCTGATACAGAGATAAAAGAATATCCTCAAATAATAGACAAGGTCAAGAATGTGTCTCATGTTCTAGGCTGTTCTCCTGTAATAGCAGGACAAGGGATGATCAAATATCAAACTGATGCTATGGGGATAATGATAAAAGGAATAGATCCCTTAATGGAAAAGAACACGACAGATATTTCAAAGTATATAATAGAAGGCTCAATGAAATTAGATAAAGACTCTTACAATATCGTGCTTGGAAAGGAACTGGCAAGAAATCTTGGTGTAAGACTGCATGAAGAAGTGACAGTGATATCTCCTGAATATAAAGTAGGGCCAGGAGGAGTAATTATTCCCAAAACTGCCAGTTTAAAGGTTATCGGACTATTTGAATGCGGCATATACGAATATGACAACACACTTGCGTATGTTTCTCTTAATACAGCGAAGAAACTTTACAACCTAAAAGGTGTGAATAGAATTGAGATAAAACTGGATAATATTTATCTTTCTCCACAGATCAGTGGGGAAATAAAAGAGCTCTTAGAGTATCGTTTTTTGGTCAGAGACTGGCAGACTCTGGATAGAGCCTTCTTTTTTGCACTTAAGCTTGAGAAAATCACAATGTTTATAATACTGGGTTTAATCATTATTGTGGCAGCGTTCAATATAGTCAGTACGCTTATTATGATAATTCTTGAGAAGACAAAAGATATAGGCATACTTAAAGCAATAGGGGCGGATTTAAGGAGCATAAGAAAGATATTTATTCTTGAAGGTACAATAATTGGGGTTCTGGGAACAATATTAGGATGTATTGGTGGAGTTGGACTTTGCTTGTTATTAAAAAAGTATCAATTTATACATCTGCCTCCCGAAGTGTATTACTTAAAAAATCTTCCTGTTGATATGCGTATTTTGGACTTCAGCGCGGTATGTGTAGCATCAATATTAATCAGTTTTCTATCCACTTTGTATCCAGCCAGCCAGGCTTCAAAGCTTGACCCTGTAGAGGCGCTAAGGTATGAATAA
- a CDS encoding ABC transporter ATP-binding protein: protein MNKTIIQAKGLHKKYSDGEKELLALKDVNLDIYKGEFLSITGPSGSGKSTLLHILGVLDSPTEGGLKYDGVDIKKMTEDEKSTLRNRKIGFIFQFFHLFSELTVIENVSLPLMIKSKKYRLPKEKHKAIEQVLGDIGLGKRRLHRPNQLSGGEQQRVAIARALVNNPEIILADEPTGNLDKENRDTIYKLLWNLNKDKGITIVIATHDETFAKTAPRMLKLVDGSVKSG from the coding sequence ATGAATAAAACAATTATTCAGGCAAAAGGTTTACATAAAAAATATTCTGATGGAGAGAAGGAACTACTGGCTTTGAAAGATGTTAATCTGGATATTTACAAAGGAGAATTTCTCTCAATTACAGGTCCTTCAGGTTCAGGGAAAAGCACACTTTTACATATACTCGGTGTATTGGATTCTCCTACAGAGGGAGGCCTGAAATATGATGGGGTTGATATAAAAAAAATGACTGAAGATGAAAAATCTACTCTTCGCAACAGGAAAATAGGCTTTATATTTCAGTTCTTTCATCTGTTTTCTGAGTTGACGGTTATTGAGAATGTAAGCCTTCCCCTGATGATAAAAAGCAAGAAATACAGGCTGCCAAAGGAGAAACATAAAGCTATCGAGCAAGTACTTGGAGATATTGGCCTGGGAAAAAGGCGCCTTCACAGGCCCAATCAGCTCTCAGGCGGGGAGCAGCAAAGGGTTGCAATAGCCCGTGCCTTGGTCAATAACCCTGAGATTATACTTGCAGATGAGCCAACAGGTAATCTGGATAAAGAGAACAGGGACACAATCTACAAACTGCTCTGGAATCTCAATAAGGATAAGGGTATTACGATTGTTATTGCAACACACGATGAAACTTTTGCTAAAACTGCACCGCGTATGCTTAAACTTGTAGACGGCTCTGTAAAAAGCGGCTAA
- a CDS encoding ABC transporter ATP-binding protein/permease: MEKEKLPKKLKEKLKKDFQDEEILIALSSDVTAKGLYGEEWLVVTSKKLLVFSVNKLDVDILSVIELDSIKKAEAINLVGSGVLEVDTGEHIYRLISYSDAKNADFCQAVDDIKDLLSGKSLVGKDRTKHRKICKTCSRPIPQDMNKCPRCTERRKTLFRILNFSRPYTKLLFFIFLTMILGTGFGLATPYMSKLFIDFIFKPDSITGIYVYAKWLPLAVLVLLVAYAGQLFFEGIRERLSGSMGFRTVYDVRAAMYKRLQELSLSFFDKHQTGAILARVNQDTGELQQFLVDFLPLTMESIFMLIGVGAFLFILSWQLTLFIFIPVVATVLFLKKIFPNIRTYFHRFFQRRARLSALVNDSISGMRVIKVFGQESAEIEKFERRSGSYRDAGIELTKKWSIYHPILHFFIMCGVVVVWFVGGKLVFLEKMSVGSVVAYSGYLMMFYRPVFMLTRMAQMITNSLAAGERVFDVIDTEPEIKDSSGAVGMPHIKGEIEFRDVTFGYNKFKPIIKDLTVKIYSNEMIGLVGKSGAGKSTMINLICRLYDVNKGGIFIDGLDIRKIKHSDLRSQIGIVLQETFLFNGTIFDNIAYAKPDTTKEEVIEASITANAHEFIINKPDGYDTEVGERGNKLSVGEKQRISIARAILRNPRILILDEATSSVDTQTEGKIQDALLNLIRGRTTIAIAHRLSTLRSCNRLLVIEDGKITEFGTHEELMAKKGVFYNLVMMQKKLSKIKAVDG, encoded by the coding sequence ATGGAAAAAGAAAAATTACCCAAAAAGCTAAAAGAAAAACTGAAAAAAGATTTTCAGGATGAAGAAATCCTTATAGCCCTCAGTTCGGATGTTACTGCTAAGGGCTTATATGGTGAGGAATGGCTTGTTGTTACCAGTAAAAAACTTCTGGTTTTTTCGGTCAATAAACTGGATGTAGATATTCTTTCAGTAATAGAGCTTGATTCTATAAAGAAAGCAGAAGCTATAAATCTGGTCGGCAGTGGAGTTTTAGAAGTTGACACTGGAGAGCACATTTACCGTCTAATTTCGTACTCAGATGCGAAGAATGCGGATTTTTGCCAGGCTGTTGATGACATAAAAGATCTTTTGAGTGGGAAAAGTCTTGTAGGAAAAGATAGAACTAAACATAGAAAAATATGCAAAACATGTTCAAGACCAATCCCGCAGGATATGAACAAGTGTCCTAGATGTACTGAGAGAAGAAAAACTCTTTTCCGCATATTAAATTTTTCCAGACCATATACAAAGCTTCTCTTTTTCATATTCTTGACAATGATTCTTGGTACAGGATTTGGACTTGCAACCCCATATATGAGTAAACTATTCATAGATTTTATATTTAAACCGGATTCTATAACAGGAATATATGTTTACGCTAAATGGCTGCCTTTAGCAGTATTAGTATTGTTAGTCGCATACGCAGGGCAGTTATTTTTCGAGGGTATACGGGAGAGACTATCTGGTTCTATGGGCTTTAGAACAGTTTATGATGTAAGAGCTGCCATGTATAAGAGACTGCAGGAACTATCTTTATCATTCTTTGATAAACACCAGACAGGTGCGATACTTGCAAGGGTCAATCAAGACACAGGAGAACTTCAACAGTTTCTTGTGGACTTTTTGCCTCTTACAATGGAGAGCATTTTTATGCTGATAGGAGTTGGTGCATTTCTATTTATATTAAGCTGGCAACTTACACTATTTATTTTCATTCCCGTTGTAGCAACTGTTTTGTTTTTGAAGAAGATTTTCCCGAACATAAGAACTTATTTCCATAGATTTTTCCAAAGACGAGCCAGGTTAAGTGCATTAGTGAATGATTCCATATCAGGCATGAGAGTTATTAAGGTCTTTGGACAGGAGTCAGCGGAAATAGAAAAGTTCGAAAGGAGAAGTGGCAGCTATCGAGATGCAGGGATAGAACTTACAAAAAAATGGAGTATATATCACCCAATTTTGCACTTTTTTATAATGTGTGGGGTTGTTGTCGTGTGGTTCGTTGGTGGAAAACTGGTGTTTTTAGAGAAAATGTCTGTTGGTTCAGTTGTGGCATATTCAGGGTATTTAATGATGTTTTATAGACCTGTTTTCATGCTTACAAGAATGGCTCAAATGATAACTAATTCACTAGCTGCAGGTGAAAGGGTTTTTGATGTGATTGATACAGAACCGGAAATTAAAGATAGTTCTGGTGCAGTAGGCATGCCGCATATAAAGGGTGAAATTGAATTTAGAGATGTAACGTTCGGATATAACAAGTTTAAGCCCATAATCAAGGATCTTACTGTGAAGATATATTCTAACGAGATGATTGGACTTGTTGGAAAAAGTGGTGCAGGTAAAAGTACAATGATTAATCTTATATGCCGCTTATATGATGTGAATAAGGGAGGCATTTTTATAGACGGACTAGATATTCGAAAAATAAAGCACTCTGATTTGAGGAGTCAAATTGGGATTGTACTACAGGAGACTTTTTTATTTAATGGAACAATATTCGATAATATTGCCTATGCAAAACCTGATACAACTAAGGAAGAAGTAATAGAAGCGTCTATTACTGCAAACGCACATGAATTTATTATAAATAAGCCTGATGGTTATGATACTGAAGTCGGGGAAAGAGGGAACAAGCTCTCGGTAGGAGAAAAACAGAGGATATCTATTGCACGTGCAATTTTAAGGAATCCTCGAATTCTTATTCTTGATGAGGCAACTTCATCTGTTGACACACAGACGGAGGGAAAAATTCAGGATGCACTCCTAAATCTTATAAGAGGCAGGACGACAATTGCTATTGCTCACAGGCTTTCAACACTGCGAAGTTGTAACAGACTGTTAGTTATTGAAGATGGGAAAATTACTGAGTTTGGAACACATGAAGAGCTTATGGCTAAAAAAGGTGTATTCTACAATTTGGTTATGATGCAAAAGAAGCTTTCAAAGATTAAAGCAGTTGACGGATAG
- a CDS encoding DUF1854 domain-containing protein, producing MKILDYNNVKFKRSESGALNITLEDGKRIRDVHCIPMFPFSDPEDFISIVCKKGSEFEEIGIIKHFKKLSSTQQNFVREDIKFRYFIPEITDIKRIKQTYSLWEWDVVTDRGEKRFYLRDRRENFFLKDDGRIIITDVEKCRYKITRHNKLPAKARIELDRVLL from the coding sequence ATGAAGATATTAGACTATAATAATGTAAAATTTAAAAGATCAGAGTCTGGGGCGCTTAACATTACCCTGGAAGATGGGAAAAGAATTAGAGACGTTCATTGTATTCCTATGTTCCCTTTTTCCGACCCGGAGGATTTTATTTCTATTGTATGTAAAAAAGGTTCTGAATTTGAAGAGATAGGTATTATAAAACATTTTAAAAAACTGTCTTCAACTCAGCAGAATTTTGTAAGAGAAGATATAAAGTTTAGGTATTTTATCCCAGAGATTACGGACATAAAAAGAATTAAGCAGACGTATAGTTTATGGGAATGGGATGTTGTTACTGATCGAGGGGAAAAGAGATTTTATTTGAGGGATAGAAGAGAAAATTTTTTTCTTAAAGATGATGGCAGGATAATAATAACTGATGTAGAGAAATGCAGGTATAAAATTACCCGTCATAATAAACTGCCCGCAAAAGCAAGAATAGAATTGGATAGAGTACTTCTGTAA
- a CDS encoding XRE family transcriptional regulator, producing MDVKIGQKIKRLRVESGLTLQELASRSNLTKGFLSQLERDLTSPSIATLTQVLEVLDEDLSSFFSKVERNKIIYSKSDRVAISEGEGVPKVEVLVPGAQNRNMDVVLVDLDVGQVTSKDKIHEGEEFGFIMTGKIALHLDKKVMKIFSGQCFYFRSEASHYIENVGKKRARLLWVSSPPTF from the coding sequence GTGGATGTAAAGATTGGCCAAAAGATAAAAAGATTACGTGTAGAAAGCGGACTGACTTTGCAGGAGCTTGCTTCCAGGTCAAATCTTACAAAAGGATTTCTTTCACAACTGGAAAGAGATTTAACATCTCCAAGCATTGCAACCTTAACTCAAGTATTAGAGGTGTTAGATGAAGACTTATCCTCTTTTTTCAGCAAGGTAGAAAGAAATAAAATCATATACAGTAAGAGTGATAGAGTTGCCATCTCAGAAGGGGAAGGGGTTCCAAAAGTTGAAGTTTTGGTTCCAGGGGCTCAAAACAGAAACATGGATGTTGTGTTAGTAGATTTGGATGTCGGGCAGGTGACCTCAAAAGATAAAATTCACGAAGGTGAGGAGTTTGGTTTTATTATGACAGGTAAAATTGCTCTTCATCTCGATAAAAAAGTTATGAAAATATTTAGCGGGCAGTGTTTTTATTTCCGGTCAGAGGCAAGTCATTATATAGAAAATGTCGGGAAAAAGAGAGCAAGGCTTCTCTGGGTTTCATCCCCGCCAACTTTTTAA
- the speD gene encoding adenosylmethionine decarboxylase has product MDALSKHILGELYDCDKALLNDVDMIEKIMNEAANACGATIVKSVFHLFNPHGVSGVVVIAESHLAIHTWPEHCFASVDVFTCGNTVVPWKAYDFLKKKLKAKRSTVFEMRRGQGIKERQKK; this is encoded by the coding sequence ATGGATGCTTTAAGCAAACATATTTTAGGGGAATTGTATGATTGCGACAAGGCTCTTTTAAACGATGTGGATATGATAGAGAAAATCATGAATGAAGCGGCTAATGCTTGCGGAGCAACAATAGTTAAAAGCGTATTCCATCTTTTTAACCCTCACGGCGTGAGCGGCGTAGTAGTGATAGCTGAGTCTCATCTTGCGATTCATACATGGCCTGAACATTGTTTTGCATCAGTGGATGTTTTTACATGCGGAAACACAGTAGTCCCGTGGAAAGCATATGACTTCTTGAAGAAGAAGCTAAAAGCTAAGCGTTCTACAGTATTTGAGATGAGAAGAGGGCAGGGAATAAAGGAGAGACAGAAAAAATGA
- a CDS encoding arginine decarboxylase, pyruvoyl-dependent, which produces MIIKTPTCFFLVSGEGEGKTPLNAFDMALLNSGIGDTNLVRMSSIVPPACKKMKPINLPFGALVPVAYASISSDIPGEIISAAVAVAIPENDSKPGLIMEYSARGHREDIENIVRRMSEEGMSSRGEKIRKITSKSVEHKVKKIGNAFAAVVLWDNGEI; this is translated from the coding sequence ATGATTATTAAAACTCCAACCTGTTTTTTTCTTGTTTCAGGAGAAGGAGAGGGGAAGACTCCTTTAAATGCTTTTGACATGGCATTGCTTAACTCCGGAATAGGAGATACAAATCTCGTTAGAATGAGTAGCATAGTTCCTCCTGCTTGTAAAAAAATGAAACCTATTAATCTTCCTTTCGGAGCGTTAGTGCCGGTAGCGTATGCATCTATTAGTTCTGATATTCCAGGTGAGATTATTTCTGCAGCAGTTGCCGTGGCAATACCGGAGAATGATTCTAAACCTGGTTTAATAATGGAATATTCAGCCAGAGGGCATAGGGAGGATATAGAGAATATTGTAAGAAGAATGTCTGAAGAAGGGATGTCTTCCAGAGGAGAAAAAATAAGGAAAATTACTTCTAAAAGCGTGGAGCATAAAGTGAAGAAGATAGGTAATGCATTTGCTGCAGTTGTCTTATGGGATAATGGAGAGATATAA
- the speE gene encoding polyamine aminopropyltransferase translates to MELWFTEKHTKNLGITLKIKTALFHGKSKYQVIDVLDTFEFGRMLLLDGLVMITERDEFVYHEMITHTPICVHPNPSNILVIGGGDGGTIREILRHSEVKKADLVEIDKIVIEKSMEFFPNVSSKLKDPRVNIIVKDGIEYVKNHKNEYDIIIIDSTDPIGPGEGLVRKEFYESVFDSLKEDGIMVAQTESPFISGNLVADIFKNIKAVFPIAKMYTASIPTYPGGYWSFSIGSKKYDPIKDFNQKRAADIQAQLKYYNSEIHRASFALPNFAQKLCS, encoded by the coding sequence ATGGAACTGTGGTTTACTGAGAAACACACAAAAAATTTGGGAATTACGTTAAAGATAAAAACAGCTTTATTTCATGGTAAAAGTAAATATCAAGTAATTGATGTTCTGGATACGTTTGAATTTGGTCGCATGCTTCTTTTAGATGGGCTTGTTATGATTACTGAACGTGATGAATTTGTTTATCATGAAATGATTACTCATACTCCAATATGTGTTCACCCAAATCCGTCAAATATTCTAGTTATAGGAGGGGGAGATGGTGGAACTATCAGAGAGATTCTGAGACACTCTGAAGTTAAAAAAGCAGATTTGGTTGAAATAGATAAAATAGTTATAGAAAAAAGTATGGAGTTTTTTCCAAATGTCAGCAGTAAGCTTAAAGATCCAAGAGTTAATATTATTGTTAAAGACGGAATAGAGTATGTTAAGAATCATAAAAATGAGTATGATATTATAATCATAGATTCTACTGATCCCATTGGCCCGGGAGAGGGCTTAGTCAGAAAAGAATTTTACGAATCAGTTTTTGATAGTTTGAAAGAGGATGGTATTATGGTTGCTCAAACTGAATCCCCATTTATCAGCGGCAATTTGGTCGCTGATATATTTAAAAACATTAAAGCTGTTTTCCCAATAGCCAAAATGTATACTGCTTCTATTCCTACTTATCCGGGAGGATATTGGAGTTTTTCTATTGGTTCCAAGAAGTATGACCCAATAAAGGATTTTAATCAGAAAAGGGCGGCAGATATTCAGGCTCAACTGAAATATTACAACTCTGAAATTCACAGGGCCAGTTTTGCCCTGCCAAACTTTGCGCAAAAATTATGCAGTTAA
- the speB gene encoding agmatinase — MQLSTNQFLCANKKYEDADIVIFGAPFDGTSSYRSGSRFAPDAIREASRSIETYSPLQFKDTEDLRIADIGDLELPFGEKIRALNQVKKLVKDILRDGKVPVAIGGEHLISLAAIEECYKKYKNLNVIQLDAHTDLRDQFMDERLSHATVMRRVSEIVGFQNIYQFGIRSGLKEEFALCKKHNTIYQFSKKDFERLIKAAAKKPTYITLDIDVFDPSFVPGVGNPEAGGICFNTVMAFLKYAKKLHIVGLDLVELSPHYDPSNISSFLAAKLLREMLLVI; from the coding sequence ATGCAGTTAAGCACTAACCAGTTCCTCTGCGCTAATAAAAAATATGAAGATGCAGACATAGTAATTTTTGGCGCTCCTTTTGATGGAACGTCCTCATATCGCAGCGGTTCTAGATTTGCTCCAGACGCTATAAGGGAAGCGTCCAGAAGCATAGAAACTTATAGCCCTTTACAGTTTAAGGATACGGAAGATTTAAGAATTGCTGATATTGGGGATCTGGAACTTCCATTTGGAGAGAAAATACGTGCTCTTAATCAAGTAAAAAAACTAGTTAAGGATATTTTGCGAGACGGGAAAGTTCCAGTAGCAATTGGCGGAGAACATTTAATTTCTCTAGCGGCAATAGAAGAATGTTATAAAAAATACAAAAACCTGAATGTAATACAGCTTGATGCGCATACTGATTTGAGAGATCAATTTATGGATGAAAGGTTATCTCATGCTACGGTCATGAGAAGAGTATCTGAGATTGTTGGTTTTCAAAATATATATCAATTTGGTATCAGGTCAGGATTAAAAGAGGAATTTGCTCTTTGTAAAAAGCATAATACTATTTACCAATTCAGTAAAAAGGATTTTGAAAGGCTCATAAAGGCGGCTGCCAAGAAACCAACTTATATAACATTAGATATAGATGTTTTTGATCCATCCTTCGTTCCCGGAGTAGGCAACCCAGAAGCAGGGGGTATTTGTTTTAACACTGTTATGGCATTCTTGAAATACGCAAAAAAGTTACATATAGTTGGGCTTGATTTGGTTGAGCTTTCTCCACATTATGATCCATCAAATATATCTTCTTTTCTTGCTGCAAAACTATTACGTGAAATGCTTCTTGTAATCTAA
- a CDS encoding lysophospholipid acyltransferase family protein translates to MIRYLCYLIAQFLAIYLSKKWAYCVARIVSRLYYYFSWQSRQAVRNNMSHVVKGKLTKEEFCRLIWLTYLNFGKYLADFLFFPKIDANNIDKIVRIKNRHYIDEAFSYKRGVIALSAHLGNWEIGGIALSLKGYPINAIVLSHDNPRVNQFFIRQRKQKNMNIIPVGSAFRKALRVLRKGESIAVLGDRDIFKRGIKVDLFGKEAIVPKGPAMMAVETGAAVLPVFAIRQPDETYKLIFEKPFFAKSGKNRNESIQKTALQIAGIIEEYIGLYPEQWLLFHHMWEGE, encoded by the coding sequence ATGATTCGCTATTTATGTTATCTTATTGCTCAGTTTCTTGCCATTTATCTTTCCAAGAAATGGGCCTATTGTGTGGCAAGGATAGTCAGCAGATTATATTACTACTTTTCATGGCAGAGCAGGCAGGCTGTTAGAAACAATATGTCTCATGTTGTCAAAGGAAAGTTAACCAAAGAAGAATTTTGCAGGTTAATATGGCTGACCTATTTGAACTTTGGTAAATATCTGGCGGATTTTTTGTTTTTTCCAAAAATAGATGCAAATAACATTGATAAAATTGTGAGAATAAAAAATAGGCATTACATAGATGAAGCTTTTAGCTATAAGCGGGGAGTAATCGCATTGAGCGCACATCTTGGCAACTGGGAAATAGGAGGGATAGCGCTTTCTCTTAAAGGTTATCCTATAAATGCAATTGTATTAAGTCATGATAACCCGAGAGTTAATCAGTTTTTTATTAGACAGAGAAAACAAAAAAATATGAATATAATTCCTGTAGGGTCTGCGTTTAGGAAGGCGCTTCGTGTATTAAGAAAAGGAGAGTCTATAGCTGTTTTGGGAGATAGAGATATATTTAAAAGAGGGATAAAGGTAGATTTATTCGGTAAAGAGGCAATTGTTCCAAAAGGACCGGCAATGATGGCTGTTGAGACAGGAGCGGCTGTACTGCCTGTTTTTGCTATCAGACAACCAGATGAGACATATAAACTAATTTTCGAGAAGCCCTTTTTTGCAAAAAGCGGGAAAAATAGAAATGAAAGCATACAAAAAACAGCTTTACAAATTGCGGGGATTATAGAAGAATACATAGGTCTTTATCCTGAACAATGGCTGCTTTTTCATCACATGTGGGAGGGAGAATAA